In a single window of the Actinomycetota bacterium genome:
- a CDS encoding septum formation initiator family protein: MSQEPRPPLGLTPRGAVLLLVMFALAATAVYPLRQYVSQQDRIERLEAKQQALAAENARLEAERKRLQDPAYVQQLAKRDYHVLAPGEEAWVVTGTPPRAQPAGDAAPQRDPPWYKRAWQGLTSWLS; encoded by the coding sequence ATGAGCCAGGAGCCGCGACCACCGCTGGGCCTCACCCCCCGGGGCGCGGTCCTCCTGCTGGTGATGTTCGCGCTGGCCGCGACCGCGGTCTACCCGCTGCGCCAGTACGTGTCCCAGCAGGACCGCATCGAGCGGCTCGAGGCCAAGCAGCAGGCCCTGGCGGCCGAGAACGCCCGCCTGGAGGCCGAGCGCAAGCGCCTCCAGGACCCGGCCTACGTGCAGCAGCTGGCCAAACGGGACTACCACGTGCTCGCCCCGGGCGAGGAGGCCTGGGTGGTCACCGGGACCCCGCCACGGGCCCAGCCGGCAGGGGACGCGGCCCCACAGCGGGATCCGCCATGGTACAAGCGCGCCTGGCAAGGTCTTACCAGCTGGCTCAGCTGA
- a CDS encoding DUF501 domain-containing protein has protein sequence MPRTPARSPARPDPSALPDPLRLPWRAPATPDAPGHPLGVARTPPDPRREPGWAASLPEAGAAERRLIEAQIGRDVRGSVAVAARCRYGLPLVVRTAPLLPDGTPFPTLYWLACPAARVAVGRLEAAGWNARLSERVAGEPELAEAHAAAHASYLAQRDAMAPLPGDPGVGGLPGRVKCLHALYAHHAATGADPAGRIVSQAVDPIDCPGPCVDPGA, from the coding sequence GTGCCCCGCACCCCGGCCCGGTCCCCGGCCCGGCCCGACCCCAGCGCCCTCCCCGACCCCCTGCGCCTCCCCTGGCGCGCCCCCGCCACCCCTGATGCACCGGGGCACCCCCTCGGGGTTGCCCGGACCCCTCCGGACCCCCGGCGCGAGCCAGGGTGGGCGGCGTCGCTGCCCGAGGCCGGGGCGGCCGAGCGGCGGCTGATCGAGGCCCAGATCGGCCGCGACGTGCGCGGGTCGGTGGCCGTCGCCGCCCGCTGCCGCTACGGGCTGCCGCTGGTGGTCCGGACCGCGCCCCTGCTGCCCGACGGCACCCCGTTCCCGACCCTCTACTGGCTGGCCTGCCCGGCGGCCAGGGTGGCCGTCGGCCGGCTCGAGGCGGCCGGCTGGAACGCCCGGCTCAGCGAGCGGGTCGCCGGCGAGCCGGAGCTGGCCGAGGCCCACGCCGCCGCCCACGCCAGCTACCTGGCCCAGCGCGACGCCATGGCCCCCCTCCCCGGCGACCCCGGCGTCGGCGGCCTCCCCGGCCGGGTCAAGTGCCTGCACGCCCTCTACGCCCACCACGCCGCCACCGGCGCCGACCCGGCCGGCCGGATCGTCAGCCAGGCCGTCGACCCGATCGACTGCCCCGGCCCCTGCGTCGACCCCGGGGCCTGA
- a CDS encoding S1 RNA-binding domain-containing protein, translated as MSAEIGAIVPGTVVRIAPYGAFIKLESGETGLVHISEIDRNYVRSVEEHLRIDDTVTVKVVGVKEDGKIDLSIKQAAADWQPEASRPRRAAKDPEFEQKLKRFMRSSEERLVDVKRQREGRRG; from the coding sequence ATGAGTGCCGAGATCGGGGCGATCGTCCCGGGCACCGTCGTTCGGATCGCACCCTACGGAGCCTTCATCAAGCTCGAGTCGGGCGAGACGGGTCTCGTCCATATCTCCGAGATCGACCGCAACTACGTGCGCTCGGTCGAGGAGCACCTGCGCATCGACGACACGGTCACGGTCAAGGTCGTCGGCGTCAAGGAGGACGGCAAGATCGACCTGTCGATCAAGCAGGCCGCCGCCGACTGGCAGCCCGAGGCGAGCCGGCCCCGCCGCGCCGCCAAGGACCCCGAGTTCGAGCAGAAGCTCAAGCGGTTCATGCGCTCCAGCGAGGAACGGCTGGTCGACGTCAAGCGCCAGCGCGAGGGCCGGCGCGGGTAA